One region of Niallia sp. Man26 genomic DNA includes:
- a CDS encoding Ig-like domain-containing protein produces the protein MKSKKRIGSIFTFLLAFVLVVSNWTALPAAAASTADEADTGVSGKLIEDSFADGEYVKWFKFTPTAEDIKNFSHYEFTLDSTEEMNVSVYSSLENANAENTFDQYQGYSFIESPAVIHFPLAWIGSYYVKVEYYPYEEEVLEEEVSEEKLAEEELPEGEETEEAEPIEADTSFTLNVKGEVLEPSTETAEECPVELSTSEQKDGLSILKDLREIRDSILSQTDEGKKLSSLYYKVAPFLSAKIVFDEGMRSDVLKNLRQLKPIYTELLKNGTSSTYTFTSADVKAINSLYKYAYDAAPETLKEQLKKTEAKINISNLEDKTLSTVFNKLGASTTAISNKNTSNKYIVKLKSGKSLSTFKKSAQAAQSETIQGLNNSDKIADDLYVIDLGSEVKDNSYSTQQKNSIVNSVKKSSAVEYVEQIQTYKALGKTTNDVSNPYQWSLSNTGQTQGTSGADIQFGPLHSLLTAAKPSETVIAVVDTGVDSTLADLSSNVLASEGYNYIGNNNNALDDNGHGTHVSGIIAAGMDNGYSISGVHANAKILPVKVLDASGSGDTEQIAKGIKYAVDKGAKVINMSLGGPYSRTLEYMMQYAYNHNVTIVAATGNDGMEEVGYPASSKYATSVGATNDMDIVSDYSNYGIGTDLVAPGTNIPSLVPNGNVTYYSGTSMATPHVAAAAGLLLSLNSSLKPVQVEKILTETAKNIAFEEQDNPYKFEDIVEVITEDGEIIYEEGDSLPPGYDYVSGWGRLDVYGAYSTALLKATVADVYNSSYALKGTAESGTAVSVKIGKDVKKATADKNGNYAIEIPLQKTDSILEVTFEKTVNGTPAKATIRTAVLEDTTAPNAPKVNKVGDNDTKVTGTAEEFAAITVKAGKKSIGTGKADSKGKFSIKIAKQKMGTKLSITATDGAKLTSKAATITVGDSTPPAAPSVTGTISDKSTKIEGKAEANASIEIKDGKKAVASGKANSKGAYAITIKKQKAGTKLSITAKDKAGNVSKAKTITVADKTAPGAPSVSGTVGDNSTKITGKAEANASITIKDGKKTVASGKADSKGAYSIAIKKQKAGTKLSITAKDKAGNVSKAKTITVADKTAPKAPKVNNVTTATTQVKGSTEANATVTITVNKKAIASGKADKKGNYSIKVKKQKEKTVLAVTAKDKAGNTSKVTEKTVTKAK, from the coding sequence ATGAAAAGCAAAAAACGCATTGGTTCGATCTTTACTTTTTTACTAGCCTTTGTTTTAGTTGTCAGCAATTGGACAGCACTTCCAGCAGCGGCAGCCTCGACTGCAGATGAAGCAGACACTGGAGTTAGCGGGAAGCTAATTGAAGACAGCTTCGCAGACGGAGAGTATGTTAAATGGTTTAAATTCACGCCGACTGCAGAAGACATTAAGAACTTTTCGCACTATGAATTCACATTAGATTCAACAGAGGAAATGAATGTTTCCGTTTACTCTAGTCTTGAAAATGCAAATGCTGAAAACACATTTGATCAGTATCAAGGCTACAGCTTTATCGAATCGCCAGCGGTTATTCATTTTCCGTTAGCATGGATTGGCTCTTACTATGTGAAGGTTGAGTATTATCCATATGAAGAAGAGGTCTTAGAAGAAGAGGTCTCAGAAGAGAAGCTAGCAGAAGAAGAATTACCAGAAGGTGAAGAAACGGAAGAAGCAGAGCCTATCGAAGCTGATACTTCCTTTACACTGAATGTGAAAGGCGAAGTGCTTGAGCCTTCAACAGAAACAGCGGAAGAATGCCCTGTTGAATTGAGCACTAGCGAGCAGAAGGATGGTTTGTCTATCTTGAAGGACTTGCGTGAAATCAGAGATTCGATTTTATCGCAAACAGATGAAGGCAAAAAGCTGTCTTCTTTATACTACAAGGTGGCACCTTTCTTAAGTGCAAAAATCGTTTTTGATGAAGGCATGCGCAGTGATGTGTTAAAGAACTTGCGTCAGCTTAAGCCAATTTACACGGAATTGCTTAAAAACGGCACAAGCTCTACTTACACCTTTACAAGCGCAGACGTGAAAGCAATCAACAGCTTGTACAAATATGCTTATGATGCTGCACCTGAGACATTGAAGGAACAGCTGAAAAAGACGGAAGCAAAAATCAACATCAGCAACTTAGAAGATAAAACACTCTCAACTGTATTTAATAAATTGGGAGCTTCTACAACAGCTATTTCTAACAAGAATACTTCCAACAAGTATATCGTCAAACTGAAATCAGGCAAAAGCCTATCAACTTTCAAGAAAAGCGCACAAGCAGCTCAAAGTGAAACAATCCAAGGTTTAAATAACTCAGATAAAATCGCTGATGATTTATATGTAATCGACCTTGGCAGTGAAGTAAAAGACAACAGCTATTCGACACAGCAAAAGAACAGCATTGTGAACTCTGTCAAAAAATCATCGGCAGTTGAATATGTAGAACAAATTCAAACATATAAGGCATTAGGTAAGACAACAAATGACGTCTCTAATCCATACCAATGGTCTTTATCTAACACTGGCCAAACACAAGGAACAAGCGGTGCAGATATTCAGTTCGGTCCCCTTCATTCCTTGCTGACAGCAGCTAAGCCCAGTGAAACGGTAATTGCTGTTGTAGATACAGGTGTGGACAGCACACTTGCTGACTTAAGCAGCAATGTATTAGCTTCTGAAGGCTATAACTATATTGGCAACAATAATAATGCCCTTGACGATAACGGTCACGGAACACATGTGAGCGGCATTATCGCAGCAGGTATGGATAACGGCTATTCGATTTCTGGTGTTCATGCTAATGCGAAGATTCTTCCTGTAAAAGTTCTGGACGCAAGCGGCTCAGGTGATACAGAACAAATCGCTAAAGGAATTAAATATGCTGTTGATAAAGGTGCTAAAGTCATTAACATGAGCCTTGGCGGACCTTACAGCAGAACATTGGAATATATGATGCAGTATGCGTACAACCATAATGTAACTATCGTTGCTGCGACAGGGAATGACGGTATGGAAGAAGTCGGCTATCCTGCATCAAGCAAGTATGCTACATCTGTCGGCGCTACTAATGACATGGATATTGTTTCCGATTATTCCAACTATGGTATCGGCACTGATTTAGTCGCACCAGGCACTAATATCCCAAGCCTTGTGCCAAACGGTAATGTTACTTACTACAGCGGTACATCAATGGCAACACCGCATGTTGCCGCAGCTGCAGGATTGCTTCTGTCATTAAACAGCAGCTTGAAGCCTGTGCAAGTCGAAAAAATCCTGACAGAAACAGCAAAAAACATTGCTTTTGAAGAGCAGGACAACCCGTACAAGTTTGAAGATATAGTAGAAGTAATCACAGAGGACGGCGAAATTATTTACGAAGAAGGAGACAGCCTCCCACCAGGCTATGATTATGTTTCCGGCTGGGGCAGACTCGATGTTTACGGGGCATACAGCACAGCATTGCTGAAAGCAACTGTCGCTGATGTTTACAACAGCAGCTATGCTCTTAAAGGCACAGCTGAAAGCGGCACTGCTGTTAGTGTAAAAATCGGCAAGGACGTAAAAAAAGCAACAGCAGACAAAAATGGCAATTACGCTATCGAAATTCCGCTGCAAAAAACAGACAGCATTTTGGAGGTAACATTTGAAAAGACAGTAAATGGAACACCAGCAAAAGCAACGATCCGCACAGCTGTCCTTGAAGACACAACAGCACCTAATGCACCGAAAGTTAATAAAGTTGGTGACAATGATACGAAGGTGACAGGAACAGCAGAGGAATTCGCAGCGATTACCGTTAAAGCTGGTAAAAAATCAATCGGCACAGGCAAAGCTGACAGCAAAGGTAAGTTCTCTATTAAGATTGCTAAACAAAAAATGGGCACGAAGCTAAGTATTACAGCAACAGACGGTGCGAAGCTGACAAGCAAAGCTGCGACTATCACTGTTGGCGACAGCACACCGCCAGCTGCTCCTTCTGTGACTGGCACAATCAGTGACAAGAGCACAAAAATTGAAGGCAAAGCAGAAGCAAATGCTTCCATTGAAATTAAAGATGGCAAAAAAGCTGTTGCCAGCGGGAAAGCGAACAGCAAAGGTGCTTACGCTATCACCATTAAAAAACAAAAGGCTGGCACGAAGCTGAGCATTACAGCAAAAGATAAAGCTGGCAATGTCAGCAAAGCTAAAACCATTACGGTGGCTGATAAAACAGCACCTGGCGCACCTTCCGTCAGCGGCACAGTCGGCGATAACAGCACAAAAATAACTGGTAAAGCAGAAGCAAATGCTTCTATCACCATTAAAGATGGCAAAAAGACAGTTGCGAGTGGAAAAGCTGACAGTAAAGGCGCTTATTCTATCGCCATCAAAAAGCAAAAGGCCGGCACGAAGCTGAGCATCACAGCGAAGGATAAAGCTGGCAATGTCAGCAAAGCCAAAACAATCACGGTTGCTGATAAAACAGCGCCAAAGGCTCCAAAGGTTAACAATGTCACAACTGCTACAACACAGGTAAAAGGCAGCACAGAAGCTAATGCAACTGTTACTATCACAGTAAATAAAAAAGCTATTGCCAGTGGGAAAGCAGATAAAAAAGGCAACTACTCGATTAAAGTTAAAAAGCAAAAAGAAAAAACAGTGCTTGCTGTAACAGCAAAAGACAAAGCTGGGAACACTAGCAAAGTGACAGAAAAAACAGTCACAAAAGCGAAATAA